The following is a genomic window from Tripterygium wilfordii isolate XIE 37 chromosome 19, ASM1340144v1, whole genome shotgun sequence.
GGATAAATGAAGGGGAAATGGAAAGAAACAGACTTGATGAAAAAGAACGCTTCCAGCTGCAGCTTATACGATACAGAAATCCTCTTATCATTGTATCATCTGATTAAATTTCTTACAGCGGCTGACAAGTCAGCATCTCTGCTTTGTTTATCACTCTTTCATGCCAGCAGTCTGAAGCTTTTAATACGTGCAAATGGTGCAATATGCTATCTGAGGATGTTGCATTGGTGACCATGGAGAATACCGTACAGGTGGCCTGGAGGATGTTTACAAGTTAGCTTCACCAACAGTTTCGGGGCAAATACAGAATGCAGATTTGGTAGGGTACTTGAAGAACCAGCATTTATGCAATATGTAGCTAATGGAACCAGAACCGGAACCAGAACCACAGTTCACCACTTAGGCTCACCGGAGTCATCTCAATTTTGATGCTGCCAACTCTTTGTTGCCATGGGTAGGCTGCCAAGTTATTAACATTTATGCAGAACTGTAAAATTTGTATTAATGACTTGATGATATTCAAGAGCAGACGAAAGAGAAGACTTTCTGTGCACAATATATGTGCTAGATTAGTTGAAATGCAAACCTCATGTCCAACAAACTGGTTTTGCAGATAAATAGTATCAGTGCCATGTGAATTTTATCCCCCAATCTCCATGAATATGAAGGAATTATTCCATCCTACGTCTAGAGGATTCACAAGCCCGCCGCATGGTATCCAAGTTGAGGGAGATGAAAATTTGTCAATTTCCGCATTTGATATATCAAGAAAGTATGTATTTACACGTGAGCgattagttggagtggtaagaaTAACGTGTATAAATAGAATAtgctattttcaaaattatccAGCAGAGGAGCTTCATTACACAAAAATCCAAAAGGGGCAATTTTGTAATTAACCACTGATTAACCAAAAGCCTAAACTGTTGTCCTGTAGTGTGACTGTCCTCTGTCTTCAGGGTCAATGCCACGTGTACGATGATATACTCAAAACACCCCCAATGACGTGTACTCGTAACCGTAGCCTCCCTATTTGTATTAATCCCCTCTTCTTCACTTTCGTTCTCATCTAATCCGTTTCTCTTTCTCGCACTCTGGATTGAGATAGAGATCACTCGGATATTCGCGATTGGATCTTCTTTACCTTTTGGTTCGTGTTTTCAAGTGCTAGTCCTGCCGTAGTTCGCATTTGGAGATCCGGGCCAAGCACAGAGGACTTGGATTCGGGTTTCAGATTCAATCGCCTCTTCTAGTATACAATATAAAGaggttttgtttcttcttcttcttctttgtttttgtttataatttggATTTTCTTGCAATGTTAATGAACTCTTAGGTCTTGCTCTTGCTTTTGATTTTAGTTGTAAAGAAAGAACACATGAACTTTCACGTTATGAAACGCATGAAATGAACCGAAAGAGTGTTTCTTTTTGCATTATCGCGTAATGCTCTCTCTGTTTTATGCTTTTCCTGTTTGTTTGTGGTGTgggtttcacgttttttttgttgatttaataATTTGATGGAGTATGTATGcatcaatttttaaaatatattcctCAAGAGTTATTTTGTGCAaggttattaattattaatattatctgTTGGAGATACGTTCAGTATTGTtgagaaaggaaaggaaagtaaATTTTCGTATATAGTTGATGCTGCTGGTGCTTCGTGGTTCTTGTACGGGTGTTAATCGTGTGTTCTTTATTTCAGTCAGTATATATTGAATTGTTGGTTGTAAATGGCTTCGGGGGAGGGATTTCTGACGGATGAGCAGAGGGAAGTACTGAAGATAGCTAGCCAGAACGTAGAGAGTCTCTCATCATCCCCAAAATCCCCGACATCTTTGCTCTCTGAGCATCCATTAAAAGTTTCTGCTGCTGGCAAGGCACCAACTGCTGGGATTGCTGTGAGGCATGTTCGCCGGTCTCACTCAGGAAAAGTTGTAAGAGTGAAGAAGGGTGAGTCTGTTCGGTACTCTCCTGATGATAACCACTTTTTGCTAGATTATTCAGTTTCAAACTCATGGTGGTTATCTGGGTTGCCATATAGTGAAAGATTTGGTTCTATTTGAGTTTCCTTGCTTCTTTAATTGTTTGATCTATTGTTTATCTGGTATTGGCAGGTTATTCAATAAGTTTAATTGCTATTCTTATTGATTTATTTCGAGCTTTCTTTGTCGTGCATTTCGGAGTTATTGAAATTCTTGTTTTCCATGCTCCTTGCTGGCATACCTGGACTCTATAAAGAACTGTGGATGTTGACCAAAGGACGAACTTAATGCCATACTTCACTCCATCATGCTTTTTTCCTTCCACCTGAAGAGATGGTAGCTATATATTTGAGATCATATTGATAGGTAATCCTGAAAACAGGAACAATTATGTTGTAGATGCTTATTGTACAGCCTGCCAGAGGAGGAGTACCATTGTCCTGAGGATCATCCTCCACTCCTTACTAGTCTGCTCTTCCTTAGGGCCAAAGGCATATGTACAGTTGTTGCTGTGCATGATAGGATAAAAAATGAGATTATTTCATCGAGAAAATTGGCTTAAAATGGATCAGCATGCGCAATATACGTGGTGATTAATATAGTGAGGAGGGACGCCAAGATATGAATGCAAGTAGGATTAGTagagtgtagcttttggacgcGAATAGATTCACACCAATTTCTCATATGATTTATAGCCATCCCTTACAGAGTTTGGGATAAAGGttttgggatgataatgatgacgATAATGATGTGTTGAATTGTCTTTCTGAATGcgcatttgattttgttttctgtaGATTGGTGTGTCAGGAGTCATTTTCAGTCTTTTTGTTCTGGTCTGTCTATGAGTGGTTGAATTTTTTCCTAGTTGTGAACTTAGCTGGCACAATTGTATCATATAGTGAACAGATTATGTTTTTGGTGAGACGCAAGTATTACCAATTACCAGACAGTCCATACTGCATAATTAGCTTTCTATTTTCCAAACAAAGTGCATTGATTGCTCGTCTTTTGGAGATTGTGTAAGCTAAGGTGTTTTCAAGCTTCTATGCATTGTGCATCAAGTATGTGGTCagtgtcttcttttttttgtccgTTCTCCGTCTTTTTCACGCTCTTAGCTGACATACTTGCAAACAAAAAAGTTGACTGAGAGATGTAATTGTAGTTGTAAGAACTTAAAATAAATATGATACGTGTCGGCAATGGCAGATTTTAAGTTTATAAAAGTGTACCTATATGGAGTAGGACAAAGAAATTACTACATGTAGGTGATACTGCAATATTCtatctaatacatataaaaactCGAAAGTAACAATATTTGTGCTGATAGATTTCATAAGCAAATCAAAGCATAAAGAAAAGTAAATGTAAAGAAATGCAATCATATATGCACGAGTGAAACCGCCTGGCAAATTTATTTCCGATTTTCGTCCTCCGTTTCACTATGAACTCTGAACTTAGCAAAAAAGATCATGCGGAAGAGGTGAGGAATGGTATGATATGCCAAACCATTTTATAGTTATGtttttaaagaatttttttatttataaaaaacttatgatttatcataccatatgaaGCCAACGGATGTAAATGTGCTCTATGAGTAGTCATTTTACAATTTATGATGTAGTAATTACTATGCTGCCTAATTAGCTTCTTTACTTTTCGAACATGCAGTTGGCTCCTATATTTGAGAGTGTATTGATTTGCAATTTTTTAATATGACAATTAGGTCGTGCTTGTGTACGTTTCATCATTTATgacatttttatttctttgaaaCAATTATAAAGCTTCCAGGTGTGGCTGTGGCATGGTGCCTGAATGTACGTCCAAATTGTATATGACGGGGCTTGGTTTTTACAGAGTGTTGACTGCTTAGAGATTGCAGTGCGAATAGCTGATACTAGGTCTGGTGTAAATATGATTAATGAGAAAAGGCTGAGAAGAAAAAGGATGGATAAGAAAGGAATATTTCATAAGGAAAGGCTTGTAAACTTGTTCAATTTTAGTCTCTATTTGAGTTAAGAGTTAAGCAGTGATGAAGTCTTGATCTTATGTTGTGTTTTGAGCAAACAAGCTGTGCAATATTGCCGCAGTCTACGAGCGACTTGATATGTTAGTAgtatcaaattatcaatggTAACCTGAATTTATATGCATGTTTTCCTTTATGGATGTATTAACTTTGCTTTAAATCATCTGGTGGATTGATTGGTTGGTTATGTGCTAAGTCTCTCCTTATTTACTGGTGCACATAACTAAataaccaaccaaccaacctGGTGAGTTCTTACATTGCTGAAAGATCATATTGTGCCTTCTTATTTTAGCAAGCCAATGTCTAGCAAAGGAAAATGTATTACTTTATTAACCTGCTGCTCTACAAGTGCTTCCTCTAAAAACACGTGAAGCTTTGAGACTAGTATTGCTGCTTTTATATTTATCGGAATGTTCTACCCATGAATATGGTGTTTGAGATACTTCCAACACATAACAATTTGGGTCTCTCTTTATCAGCTGCTGGTCTTGGGTATGTGACTAACTTGAagggctcttttttttttctttcttttttttaaacctgTGCATTGAAGGAATAATATGTTACAAAAAACCTCTTATTATGGTTGATTGTGTGCAGAAGAATACGTTAATTCATCTTATGCTTGGCTCTTCTCTGTTTCTTCCAATTTTATGCTGGGATTGATTAATTGTGATGAAATGAGTTCCTTGTGCAAATTTGATCTGACAGTATCATTGGTTCTTTGGAACAACAATCTTGTCTTCTTTTCATGTTGCTAATCTGCTTTCCTCTTGACTCATGTAACAGACGGTGCTGGTGCCAAGGGGACATGGGGGAGACTGCTTGACACTGATGGTGAATTGCATATTGACCACAATGATCCTAACTATGACAGTGGAGAGGTAATTGCCTTATTACTCCGATTCATCTGCCTGTGGTTTGCTTCCCCTAGGAACttgtattctatatatatatatatatatatatatatttttttttttttgtgaatgatTTTGAATATTAATAGTATCTCTCCTTTCATCGTTGCTTGCAGGAACCCTATCAGCTTGTCGGGTCAACAATCTCTGACCCCTTGGACGATTACAAGAAAGCTGTTGTCTCCCTCATAGAGGAGTATTTCAGCACTGGTGATGTGGAAGTGGCAGCATCTGACCTTAGAGAACTTGGATCAAGTGAATATCATCCCTACTTTATCAAGCGACTTGTTTCCAGGGCCATGGACAGGCATGACCAGGAGAAGGAAATGGCCTCGGTTCTGCTTTCAGCTTTGTATGCTGATGTGATAAACCCAGCCCACATTAGGGATGGTTTTGTCATGCTTCTCGAGTCTGCTGATGATCTTGCTGTTGACATATTGGATGCAGTTGACATTCTTGCGTTGTTCCTTGCTCGTGCCGTGGTGGATGACATCCTTCCTCCAGCCTTCCTTACCAGAGCAAAGAAGACGCTTCCAGAATCCTCCAAGGGATTTCAAGTTATTCAAACTGCTGAGAAGAGCTATCTCTCAGCACCTCACCATGCAGAGCTGGTGGAGAGGAAGTGGGGTGGTAGCACTCACATAACAGTGGAGGACGTCAAGAAAAAGATTGCTGATCTATTGAGGGAATACATTGACAGTGGAGATACATTCGAGGCATGTAGGTTGATAAGGGAATTAGGAGTTTCGTTCTTCCATCATGAGGTTGTAAAGAGGGCTTTGATCCTTGCCATGGAGATTCGAACAGCAGAGCCACTTATAATCAAGCTGTTGAAAGAAGCAGCTGAGGAGGGCCTAATTAGTTCCAGTCAAATGGCTAAAGGTTTTGCCCGGTTAGCAGAGAACCTGGATGATCTTGCCCTTGACATCCCATCTGCAAAAACATTATTCCAGTCGCTTGTCCCTAGGGCTATCTCTGAAGGATGGCTTGATGTTTCTTTTGCAAATTCTGGTGAAGATGGAAAAGCATATGTAGAAGATGAGAAGCTGAGGCGGTACAAGGAGGCTGCGGTAACTATAATCCATGAGTATTTTCTCTCAGATGACATTCCTGAACTCATCAGGGGCCTTGAAGATCTTGGGGCACCTCAATATAACTCTATTTTTCTTAAGAAGCTGATTACCCTTGCCATGGACAGGAAGaacagagagaaagaaatggCATCTGTCCTGCTATCCGCTCTTCACATTGAGATTTTTTCAACTGAAGACATAGTTAATGGCTTTGTCATGCTTTTGGAATCTGCAGAAGATACCGCACTGGATATTCTGGATGCTTCGAATGAGCTTGCTCTATTTTCGGCCAGGGCTGTGATTGATGATGTCTTGGCCCCACTGAATCTAGAAGAGATTGGCAGCAAATTGCCACCAAATTGCAGTGGGAGTGAGACTGTGCATATGGCTCGGTCCCTCATTGCTGCCCGTCATGCTGGCGAGAGGATCCTGAGGTGTTGGGGAGGTGGGACTGGTTGGGCTGTGGAGGATGCGAAGGACAAGATACAGAAGCTACTGGAGGAGTATGAAAGCGGAGGTGTCGTGAGTGAGGCTTGTCAGTGTATCCGTGATATTGGAATGCCTTTCTTCAACCACGAGGTGGTGAAAAAGGCCTTAGTCATGGcaatggagaagaagaatgaCAGGATGCTGGATCTGCTGCAGGAGTGTTTTAATGAAGGACTGATCACTATCAATCAGATGACCAAAGGTTTCACTCGAATCAAGGATGGCCTTGACGACCTGGCTCTTGATATTCCAAATGCAAAGGACAAATACAGTTTTTACGCAGAATATGCCCAGAACAAGGGGTGGCTCCTATCATCCTTTGAGTCATTTGTGGCAGATGCTTCTGCAGCCCAGGCTACAGGTACTTGAGAAGCACAGATATTCCATCTGTTGCTTTCATTTATGTTGTTGCCCCATTACTTGTTATACTGTCAAATGGCCTTTATGCGTGCCAAAGCGAAGGTAGATGAGATGGGATGCTTGAGTTCCTTCTGATGGAGATTCTGATAGTCCCAGCCAATGTATAGAGTTGGTTCTTTGTTCTATTTACGTATCTTTAGGAATGCATTTTGCGTCTAGAAGTATATTAGACAGAGAGAGACTGTTAGGGTGCTGTTACATGCAATATTTACAGTCAAGACTGCTCTTTATGCTTCCAAAATTCTCAGTTTCATCATCTTATTTCAGTTTACTTTCCTGTTTGTGGAGACAATACTTGgcctttgtttttttgtttttgccatGGATCTTTTACAATTGAATAATCAGTTATGATAGGATATCAGTTGCATAGGATCCCAAACAGCAATTGCATAGGATCTCAGCAGTTGGCATCCCAGGGCGTTCTTGGGGTGGGGTGACATGGGCAACCGTCCAGGCCCTTGATTCTTCAGTGcctcaaatttttgaaaataatactAGTGTTATAATATCTTGAACTCATTCAAGTAACATACaacatttaattttcttttcttgagtcTTTTTCTTGACCTGAGTTTGTAtccacaagatttcatgtacaTCAAGATTACCTACTGCTCCACTGTTAAGTTGTATCCAAAAGatttatgtgcatcatgtggggTCCATGAATTCATTTGAACGTGTGTCCAATT
Proteins encoded in this region:
- the LOC119985994 gene encoding MA3 DOMAIN-CONTAINING TRANSLATION REGULATORY FACTOR 1-like encodes the protein MASGEGFLTDEQREVLKIASQNVESLSSSPKSPTSLLSEHPLKVSAAGKAPTAGIAVRHVRRSHSGKVVRVKKDGAGAKGTWGRLLDTDGELHIDHNDPNYDSGEEPYQLVGSTISDPLDDYKKAVVSLIEEYFSTGDVEVAASDLRELGSSEYHPYFIKRLVSRAMDRHDQEKEMASVLLSALYADVINPAHIRDGFVMLLESADDLAVDILDAVDILALFLARAVVDDILPPAFLTRAKKTLPESSKGFQVIQTAEKSYLSAPHHAELVERKWGGSTHITVEDVKKKIADLLREYIDSGDTFEACRLIRELGVSFFHHEVVKRALILAMEIRTAEPLIIKLLKEAAEEGLISSSQMAKGFARLAENLDDLALDIPSAKTLFQSLVPRAISEGWLDVSFANSGEDGKAYVEDEKLRRYKEAAVTIIHEYFLSDDIPELIRGLEDLGAPQYNSIFLKKLITLAMDRKNREKEMASVLLSALHIEIFSTEDIVNGFVMLLESAEDTALDILDASNELALFSARAVIDDVLAPLNLEEIGSKLPPNCSGSETVHMARSLIAARHAGERILRCWGGGTGWAVEDAKDKIQKLLEEYESGGVVSEACQCIRDIGMPFFNHEVVKKALVMAMEKKNDRMLDLLQECFNEGLITINQMTKGFTRIKDGLDDLALDIPNAKDKYSFYAEYAQNKGWLLSSFESFVADASAAQATGT